The following proteins are co-located in the Micromonospora coriariae genome:
- a CDS encoding WXG100-like domain-containing protein: MTIPGELASLLAMIGYDWPEGDEAKLFELGQVWLDFATTVEQMGRKADELAAEVTGANRGEVVAAFSAYWSGGEGPGGVLAGNTTATTVLGAGYVVVAAVVLALKVQIIVQLIILAIQIAQAVATAVATFGASLLEIPIFKMITSLIVDQLIDMALQAILGG; the protein is encoded by the coding sequence ATGACGATCCCGGGTGAACTCGCCTCGCTGCTCGCCATGATCGGGTACGACTGGCCGGAGGGCGACGAGGCGAAGCTCTTCGAGCTCGGACAGGTCTGGTTGGACTTCGCCACCACCGTCGAGCAGATGGGCCGGAAGGCCGACGAACTGGCCGCGGAGGTGACCGGCGCCAATCGGGGGGAGGTCGTGGCCGCCTTCAGCGCCTACTGGTCCGGCGGCGAGGGGCCGGGCGGGGTGCTGGCCGGGAACACGACCGCCACCACCGTGCTGGGCGCCGGCTACGTCGTGGTCGCCGCGGTCGTACTGGCGCTGAAAGTTCAGATCATCGTTCAATTGATCATTCTCGCCATCCAGATCGCCCAGGCGGTCGCCACGGCGGTGGCCACCTTCGGCGCGTCCCTGCTGGAGATCCCGATCTTCAAGATGATCACCAGCTTGATCGTCGACCAGCTCATCGACATGGCCCTGCAGGCGATCCTCGGTGGGTAA
- a CDS encoding WXG100 family type VII secretion target: MSLEIDPDQVRAAGTRLVDVGEGLATALEGLDARLKGFGEPWGGDMLGTLVAASFPVVSRYLLECCAAMADEYQSSGEDLMALADDMTAVEEELVGRFRALAGELG, encoded by the coding sequence ATGTCGTTGGAGATCGATCCCGATCAGGTGCGGGCGGCCGGCACTCGGCTCGTCGACGTGGGTGAGGGCCTGGCGACGGCACTCGAAGGGCTCGACGCACGGCTGAAGGGCTTCGGCGAGCCGTGGGGCGGAGACATGCTCGGCACCCTCGTCGCTGCGTCCTTTCCGGTCGTCTCCCGCTACCTGTTGGAGTGCTGCGCCGCGATGGCCGACGAGTACCAGAGCAGCGGCGAGGATCTGATGGCCTTGGCGGACGACATGACAGCCGTCGAGGAGGAGCTGGTCGGCCGCTTCCGCGCGCTGGCCGGGGAGTTGGGCTGA
- a CDS encoding MarR family transcriptional regulator, whose amino-acid sequence MTIKEYTQEQLAAQPIGYWSGEAYRAVVGRIRAELAVEQLTQPHWWTLNHVAGAPGRWSRTQLAERLAPFDDLDIDFGEVFDDLVARGWMSEQADTLSLTEAGEAGRLRAKERNARAHEQMHQGIATEDYVAALNVLRRMIANLGGNSDLP is encoded by the coding sequence GTGACCATCAAGGAGTACACCCAGGAGCAGCTCGCCGCGCAGCCCATCGGTTACTGGAGCGGCGAGGCGTACCGTGCCGTGGTCGGGCGCATCCGGGCGGAGCTTGCCGTGGAGCAGCTCACCCAACCGCACTGGTGGACGCTCAACCACGTGGCCGGCGCTCCCGGCAGGTGGAGTCGCACTCAACTCGCCGAACGCCTCGCCCCCTTCGACGACCTCGACATCGATTTCGGAGAGGTCTTCGACGACCTGGTCGCCCGCGGTTGGATGAGCGAGCAGGCCGACACCCTGTCCCTCACCGAGGCCGGGGAGGCTGGGCGCCTCCGCGCCAAGGAGCGAAACGCGCGGGCGCACGAGCAGATGCACCAGGGCATCGCGACAGAAGACTATGTAGCGGCCCTCAACGTGCTGCGCCGCATGATTGCCAACCTGGGCGGCAACAGCGACCTGCCCTGA
- a CDS encoding YbaB/EbfC family nucleoid-associated protein, producing MTASADEFRQSMDDALRALHELRANRPAEESVETRGEASAADGRITVVAAPGGRIESITVLPQVLREGGDYLAEQLTIAVNAALDDLRARTVTDAPDVPDPSVLLERLEGVQQQSVRQMQSFLSTLTAAQARIARSAG from the coding sequence ATGACGGCCAGCGCAGACGAGTTCCGCCAGTCGATGGATGACGCCCTGCGTGCCTTGCACGAGTTGCGGGCCAACCGCCCGGCGGAGGAGAGCGTCGAGACCCGCGGTGAAGCCAGCGCGGCGGACGGCCGGATCACCGTGGTGGCCGCTCCCGGCGGTCGGATCGAGTCGATCACCGTGTTGCCGCAGGTGCTGCGCGAGGGCGGCGACTACCTTGCCGAGCAGTTGACGATCGCCGTCAACGCCGCCCTCGACGACCTGCGGGCCCGGACGGTCACCGACGCACCGGACGTCCCGGACCCGTCCGTGCTGCTCGAGCGTCTCGAAGGCGTGCAGCAGCAGTCGGTGCGCCAGATGCAGTCGTTCCTGAGCACTCTCACCGCCGCTCAGGCCCGGATCGCGCGGTCAGCGGGCTGA
- a CDS encoding WXG100 family type VII secretion target → MSFSVEPSALERAVSRLNDAALDAQTAKAYTLKHTDMPWHGQGLLNEAWPAHQQLVDEMNKRLTHLMDLLGKSRDVLQETADYYRRTDTGSAARLDATYPTVDRSGYELPSGHPTGGNLP, encoded by the coding sequence GTGAGCTTCTCCGTCGAACCCAGCGCCCTGGAGCGCGCCGTCTCCCGCCTCAACGACGCCGCCCTCGACGCCCAGACCGCCAAGGCGTACACGCTCAAGCACACCGACATGCCATGGCACGGCCAGGGCCTGCTCAACGAAGCGTGGCCCGCACACCAACAGCTCGTCGACGAGATGAACAAGCGGCTCACCCACCTGATGGACCTGCTCGGCAAGTCACGCGACGTGCTCCAGGAGACCGCCGACTACTACCGGCGCACCGATACCGGCAGCGCGGCCCGCCTGGACGCGACCTACCCGACCGTCGACCGCAGCGGCTATGAGCTTCCCAGCGGGCACCCGACGGGTGGGAACCTGCCGTGA